One segment of Brassica napus cultivar Da-Ae chromosome C3, Da-Ae, whole genome shotgun sequence DNA contains the following:
- the LOC111203714 gene encoding glutathione S-transferase T3-like, which translates to MDKQTSYVNLSFSQSQTTVDLESPEPYWFGIQGPDESVLESPLNSAVDTSAKERRKWFPTEDKILIGVWLNTSKDAVVSNDQKAGRFWKRIVDYYNNCPQLVGTTSRELNQCKQRWARINEQVSKFVGSYDAALREQRSGQNDDDVMKAAL; encoded by the coding sequence ATGGATAAGCAAACTAGTTATGTAAACCTTAGCTTTAGTCAATCTCAGACTACAGTGGACCTTGAATCACCCGAACCTTATTGGTTCGGTATCCAAGGTCCTGATGAGTCAGTTCTCGAGTCTCCTCTCAACTCTGCTGTCGACACTAGTGCCAAGGAGAGGAGGAAATGGTTCCCAACGGAGGACAAAATCCTTATTGGTGTTTGGCTTAACACCAGTAAGGATGCCGTGGTGAGCAATGACCAGAAAGCTGGTCGCTTCTGGAAGAGGATTGTCGACTACTACAACAACTGCCCGCAACTGGTGGGAACAACATCTAGAGAGCTGAATCAGTGCAAGCAGAGGTGGGCTAGGATTAACGAGCAAGTCAGCAAGTTCGTTGGATCATATGACGCGGCTCTGAGGGAGCAGAGAAGTGGTCAAAATGATGATGACGTGATGAAAGCTGCTCTATAG
- the LOC106447402 gene encoding putative pentatricopeptide repeat-containing protein At3g25060, mitochondrial — MLHRTLPSPRRLKFLLSATKHKRHITQIHAFAITTGDLLHGSSIARDLIASCARIGEISHARKVFDELPQRNVSVYNSMVVAYSRRNKPNEVLNLYDEMIDEGVRPDSSTFTMTIKACLNAMVLERGDAVWCKAKECGYQNDVFVCSSVLNLYMKCGKIDEAEALFRKMTKRDVICWTTMVTGFAQGGESLKAVEFYRGMQREGFGRDGVVMIGLLQASADLGDQRMGCSVHGYLIRTGLPMNVVVETTLVDMYVKVGFLELASRVFSRMMFKTVVSWGSLISGFAQNGLADKAFEAVVEMQRLGFQPDLVALVGVLSACSQVGSLKTGRSVHCYVLKRHFLDRVSATALMDMYSKCGVIASSREIFDRTRRKDLVCWNTMISCYGIHGDGEEVVSMFAKMTESDIEPDHATFASLLSAFSHLGLVEQGQHWFRSMRNRYSIQPSEKHYVCLIDLLARSGRVEEALEMINFEKLDDALPVWVALLSGCINHRNLSVGEIAANRILELNPDNTGIHTLVCNFFATAKKWKEVAEVRKLMRSGTMEKVPGYSVIEVNGQLRTFLMEDLSHHEHDHMLQVLRDLSSEMRDVYNTCTSISECVI; from the coding sequence ATGTTACATCGGACTCTTCCGAGTCCGAGACGCCTCAAATTCCTACTATCAGCTACCAAACACAAGCGTCACATCACTCAAATCCACGCTTTCGCAATCACCACCGGTGACTTACTTCATGGAAGCTCCATCGCTCGCGACCTCATCGCTTCCTGTGCACGAATCGGCGAGATCTCACACGCCCGTAAGGTGTTCGACGAATTGCCTCAGAGAAACGTATCCGTTTACAACTCCATGGTCGTGGCGTATTCCCGCCGAAACAAACCAAACGAGGTTCTAAACCTTTACGATGAGATGATAGACGAAGGTGTTCGACCAGATAGCTCTACCTTCACTATGACGATCAAGGCGTGCTTGAACGCTATGGTGTTGGAGAGAGGAGATGCAGTGTGGTGTAAAGCTAAGGAATGTGGGTACCAAAACGACGTCTTTGTTTGTTCATCTGTGTTGAACCTCTACATGAAGTGCGGGAAGATTGATGAAGCTGAAGCTCTGTTTCGAAAGATGACGAAAAGGGATGTTATCTGTTGGACAACGATGGTGACAGGGTTTGCACAAGGTGGTGAGTCGCTGAAGGCGGTTGAGTTCTACAGAGGGATGCAAAGGGAAGGGTTTGGTAGAGACGGGGTTGTGATGATTGGTCTGTTACAAGCTTCTGCTGATCTTGGAGATCAGAGAATGGGTTGTTCTGTGCATGGCTATTTGATCAGGACAGGTCTTCCTATGAACGTTGTGGTTGAAACCACGTTGGTTGATATGTATGTAAAGGTTGGGTTTTTAGAGCTTGCTTCAAGGGTGTTTAGTAGGATGATGTTTAAAACCGTTGTCTCGTGGGGTTCGTTGATCTCTGGGTTTGCTCAAAATGGGTTAGCTGATAAAGCCTTTGAAGCGGTAGTTGAGATGCAGAGACTTGGGTTTCAACCGGATCTAGTGGCTCTCGTTGGGGTGCTCTCGGCTTGTTCTCAAGTCGGGTCGTTGAAGACTGGTCGATCGGTACATTGTTACGTCTTGAAAAGGCACTTTCTTGACAGAGTAAGCGCTACTGCTTTGATGGACATGTACTCAAAGTGCGGCGTTATTGCAAGTTCGAGAGAAATCTTTGATCGGACAAGAAGGAAAGACTTGGTCTGTTGGAACACGATGATATCTTGTTACGGAATCCATGGAGACGGTGAAGAAGTTGTGTCCATGTTCGCGAAAATGACGGAATCAGACATTGAACCCGACCACGCCACGTTTGCGTCTCTTCTCTCTGCTTTTAGCCACTTAGGTCTAGTGGAACAAGGCCAGCATTGGTTCAGGTCCATGAGAAACAGATACAGTATCCAACCGAGCGAGAAGCACTACGTTTGTTTGATTGATCTTCTTGCACGCTCAGGGAGAGTGGAAGAAGCTCTTGAGATGATTAACTTTGAGAAACTTGATGATGCTTTGCCCGTTTGGGTTGCTCTTCTCTCAGGATGCATTAACCATAGGAATCTATCAGTTGGTGAGATAGCTGCTAATAGGATTCTAGAGTTGAATCCGGATAACACTGGAATCCACACGCTGGTTTGTAACTTTTTTGCTACTGCGAAAAAGTGGAAGGAAGTGGCGGAGGTGAGGAAGTTGATGAGAAGTGGGACCATGGAGAAAGTGCCTGGGTACAGTGTGATTGAGGTGAATGGACAGCTTAGGACTTTTCTCATGGAGGATCTGAGCCATCATGAGCATGATCACATGTTGCAAGTGTTGAGGGACTTGAGTTCTGAGATGAGAGatgtatataatacatgtaCATCCATTTCTGAATGTGTTATTTGA
- the LOC106448911 gene encoding glutathione S-transferase T2-like: MEHAWRELRHDQKWASTNVGKDGGNEKRKQVDIEEEVGEPEGRPIGIKASKAAAKKKKNGKEELLSQIQAIMEMKSKVSKQKLLERLLSKKDPLTEMETSLKLKLMSEML; the protein is encoded by the coding sequence ATGGAACATGCATGGAGGGAGTTGAGGCATGACCAGAAATGGGCCTCCACCAATGTGGGTAAGGACGGTGGGAATGAAAAGCGGAAACAAGTTGatatagaagaagaagtgggagaACCAGAGGGTAGACCTATAGGGATCAAGGCTTCTAAAGCTGctgctaagaagaagaagaatggtaAAGAAGAGTTGTTGTCACAGATTCAGGCCATAATGGAGATGAAGTCAAAAGTGTCAAAACAGAAGTTGCTTGAACGTCTACTTAGCAAAAAAGACCCACTCACTGAGATGGAAACATCTCTTAAGCTCAAACTCATGTCTGAGATGTTATGA